In Hydrogenispora ethanolica, the genomic window GAAGAGTTGATTTTTAAGTTTACGTCGATTAAATCGATACCCAAACTCATTTAGATAGGCTTGAAGGTGTTTGGAATCCAGTCCGTGAAACGTTCCTCCGATAAAGGCTTTAGCGTTGGATATAATCGTATGCAGCCATTTTAAATGGTCAGGGTTTACAATGTGATTGGATTGTTTAAAAATATGAGTAAAGTGATTAGCTGATAATTTTCTGTATGAATGATAGTTATCACTATATATCGTTGAGCCGGATTCAAAATTATTTTTGGCAAATTCTATAATGGTCTTTGACTTGAGATTCGAAATAACCTTAAATTTGACAAACAATGGATGTCCTTGGGAATTGAGAGATAACGCGGCCAATACTTTGGTTTGCTCCGTACCGCGGCCACGTTTACCGCCTTCGGTCGGAGCACCGAAAAAAGCATCGTCTAACTCAACAATCCCTGCTAATGAATAGGTCGAATCCCGGTCTCCCATGGCTTTGCGGATTTTATGTTGCATGAGCCAGGCTGTTTGATAACTCATATGCAGTTCTTCTGCAAGGAAAGTAGCAGATACGCCTCGTTTATCATGAGCAATGAGGAAAATAGCCCAAAACCAAGTGCGTAGATCTTTTCTAGCTTTTTCAAAAATTGTTCCGGCTTTGACTGTTGTTTGGTGACGACATTCACTGCATTCATACAGTGGTAATTTACGGGTTTTTATTTCATAAGCCCGGTTGTTTTTGCATTTGGGACATTCAAAGCCATTTGGCCATTTATGTTCAAAAAGATATTGGTGACAAGCTTCTTCGCTATTAAATCTTTCTTGGAATTGCAGTATATTTATTGGTTCTTGTGTAGCCATGATTTTTCCCTCCGAACGTTTGTTTGATTCAATTATATCAAACATACGTTCTGTAAGAAAGATATTCCTGAGCAAAATTGATAGTCAGAATTTATAAAATAATCTTTTGTTATATCCGGGCTTTGCACTATATATTGTGGCCACAGGGCTTGTTAAGGTAATTATGCAATTCTTTGACTTGCTTCTCTGAGGTTTGGTGTTCACCCCGACCTTCGGACGGGGTTTATCACAACGCTTTTATAAGGGCCGGGATAATTTGGCCACAATCAGCTGATTTAAGCTGGTTCCTTCCAGTTCCGCTTCGGTTACGAGCCGGGCGTGGAGGGTTTTCGGGATCCGAATGTTGATCTTTCCGGAATAGCCTTGAGCGCCGAGGGTTTCGAGTTCGTTCATCATTACCTTTATTTTATGAAAATCGGGGGAGTTCAAAAAGGCCACTTTTTCTTCGTCCGATAGCCGCGCGAATTCGGAATCCGGGCCGTACAACGTATTGAAGAATTGATCAAAGGCTACTTTTGCTTTAAATTCTTTTTCCGCTTCCGCTAATAGATTGACTGCCATGTCGGGTCACTCCTTTTTCGCAAAATCATCAACGACATCCTATCCCGGAGTTGACGAACGGGTAGTAAATAAAAAGGCATGAATGTAGAAAACCTCCTTCTTGGCGTGAAATTCCGAATCCACAGTGGAGAAAGGGTTTCCAATGCTCACATGCGGCATGGGTGAAGATCGCTCATTCACCCATACCTTAGGGAATCTTATGTATTTTGGCATTTATTTTTCCTAGAATCATTTTGGTTGCTCGAAATAAATTACATAATCGGTAAAGTGCTGTTCGAGCAGGTTCATGACTTCTTGCAGTTTTTCTTCAGGGAAAACCAGAAGGTACTCACGGAACGGGCATTGACCGATGTGGGTCTTACTGACCTCGCAAGAGATGGCTCTGAGCAACAGTTGGAGCTCAAACTCTTCAAAATTGTCTGGAGAGCGCGATCCATCCTTTCTTTTTTCCCCAATCAGGATGGGTAGTAACATGGAAAAAGCATCTCCTTTCTTGACAAGGATCCGATCGAAAACAACGTGCGCCTTTTGCGTTCCACTGCAGGAGCCAAGCGGTCCGAGCGATAATCCTTCGGAAAGTTGCACTCACCATAGTTACCTCCCATCTATTTTAAATTCTTGAGTTATCCATTCGGCACAACTCCTTCTGTTTCCATTTTAAGGCATTTGGAATTCATTGTCAATGGATTCTGTGTTTATATATGAACACATTTTGTTGCACGTATGTATCGGATGAAAAGGCTTGTCTCGGGATGATGAGAAATAATACGGAAACTTACTTTATTTGCGATTGAGGGAGCGGGCCAGTCCATTAATTGTTATTAATGAAAGCGACCTGATGGTATCGTTCTCCTGAGACGCAGCGGTGGTTCATAGCGGCTCTGGCGGGCTCCGTCATCGCGTTACGGATTTTGAAGCGTAAGACGCGGGAACTAAAGCCGGGATCAAGCGTTATCATCATTAGGAGAGTGATACCAGCCTCTCCGAACTGCGCATCATCCATCCTCCTTTTTTTCAGACCCGGCGACTCGGTACCGCTACCAGTCGCCGGGTC contains:
- a CDS encoding IS1595 family transposase — encoded protein: MATQEPINILQFQERFNSEEACHQYLFEHKWPNGFECPKCKNNRAYEIKTRKLPLYECSECRHQTTVKAGTIFEKARKDLRTWFWAIFLIAHDKRGVSATFLAEELHMSYQTAWLMQHKIRKAMGDRDSTYSLAGIVELDDAFFGAPTEGGKRGRGTEQTKVLAALSLNSQGHPLFVKFKVISNLKSKTIIEFAKNNFESGSTIYSDNYHSYRKLSANHFTHIFKQSNHIVNPDHLKWLHTIISNAKAFIGGTFHGLDSKHLQAYLNEFGYRFNRRKLKNQLFNRLLNCCLLAKPITYPELVR
- a CDS encoding toxin-antitoxin system HicB family antitoxin, with amino-acid sequence MAVNLLAEAEKEFKAKVAFDQFFNTLYGPDSEFARLSDEEKVAFLNSPDFHKIKVMMNELETLGAQGYSGKINIRIPKTLHARLVTEAELEGTSLNQLIVAKLSRPL